The sequence below is a genomic window from Sneathiella marina.
GAGGGCGTTCCGCCACCGAAAAAAATGCTCGTCACTGGTATCTTGGGATGAGAAGACGCAAAATAATCCAGCTCTGCAAGTAACGCCTTCGACCATCGTGCTTGATCCACAGTCTCCCTGACATGACTGTTGAAATCACAATAGGGGCATTTCTTCCGGCAAAACGGCCAGTGAAAATATACGCCAAATCCCGGATCGGGAATATTAGGTTGTTGAGAAGCACGCATCAATCAACTGCCGAAATGCGTTCGCTCGATGGCTCATCGCATGCTTGGCGGACGGGTCCATTTCGCCAAAAGTCTGGTCAAACCCGGTTGGTACGAATACAGGATCATATCCAAATCCATTGCACCCTCGCGGTGGCCAGACTGCCGTACCGTCTATGCGACCCTCGAAGCTTTCCGTATGCCCGTCAGGCCAGGCAAGTGTCAGCGCGCAAATGAATGATGCGGACCTCTGCACCGGATCGCTGGCCTGTTTTTCTTTTAGTTTGTCTTCAACAGTCTGCATGGCGAGGGAGAAGTCCTTTTCAGGCCCGGCCCATCTCGCAGAATAAATCCCAGGAGCACCGTCAAGGATATCAACGGCAAACCCCGAGTCGTCACTCAGGCTTATAATATTTGTCGCCCGTGCCGCCGCCAATGCTTTTATCTTTGCATTGGCGATAAAGCTCTCCCCGTCTTCGATGGGTTCCGGCAGTCCCATATCCCCTGCGGATACAGGTGTAACCCCAAATTCTTCCAGCAGCGCCCGAATTTCACGAACCTTTCCGGGGTTATGGCTTGCAACAACCAGTTTGGGGCCAGTAAATTTTCGGCTGCTTGTCAAATTCCCAGCGCCTCACGTTGCATTGCGCACAGCTCCGAGACTCCTTTTTTTGCGAGACTAAAAAGACTGCCAAACTGTGCTTCAGAGAACGGGTCTTCTTCCGCTGTCCCTTGAATCTCAATAATGTGCCCATTTGAGGTCAGCACGAAGTTTGCGTCTGCCTGTGCGTTACTGTCTTCCGGATAATCAAGATCCAGCACCGGGTTCCCCTTGTACAAACCGCAAGAAACAGCGGCAACCTGGCCTTTCATCGGGACTTCCAATATCTTTCCCTGCTCGACAAGCTTATCAAAGGCCTGATAAAGCGCCACATAGGCACCGGTTATAGACGCGGTCCGTGTTCCGCCATCCGCCTGAATGACATCACAATCAACCGTTATTTGCCGCTCGCCGAAGCCTTCGATATTGACCAGCGCACGCAAAGATCTACCGATCAGTCTTTGAATTTCCACGGTGCGACCCTGCTGCTTGCCCCGAGCCGCTTCCCGGCCCATGCGAGAGCCCGTTGAGCGCGGCAGCATGCCGTATTCGGCCGTAACCCATCCCTTACCGGAATTACGCAAAAAGGGCGGGACGCGTTCCTCGACGCTTGCCGTGCACAGGACATGTGTATCGCCACATTTGATAAAACAAGACCCTTCTGCATTTTTTGCATATCCAGGTTCCATACTAATGTTACGTAACTCGTCAAGTGCTCTACCGGAAGGGCGCATAAAATATCCTTTACATGAAAAACGTTGTCGCCGCTCGTTGTAACCCCTGCTCCAGATTGACGCAAGCACCGTGGATCACTACATTCTCACCCATGTCTTTATTTTACGAATTTATCGGCTGACCCGATGTCTATCCAGGAACTCAACGAACGGAGCCGCGCTGTTTTTCGAAATATCGTGGAATCATACGTACAAACGGGAGAGCCGGTTGGATCCCGAACGTTGTCGCGGCTACCGCAACTGGATTTGTCTCCTGCGTCCATTCGAAATGTGATGGCGGATTTGGTCGACGCCGGACTTCTCTATTCCCCACATACATCCGCAGGTCGGCTACCGACACAATTGGGGATGCGGCTTTTTGTCGATGGTATCCTGGAAGTCGGTAATTTGACCGAAGAAGAACGCATCGACATCAAGGCACGCTGTATCATTGAAGGACGGAATATCGAGGAAACACTGTCGGAAGCCTCCTCAATGCTATCAGGCCTATCCAATTGTGCGGGTTTGGTCATTGCGCCTAAAAAAGACAGTTCCGTAAAACAAATCGAATTCGTCCGGCTTGGTATCGATAAGGCATTGGTCATTATTGTGACGGCAAATGGCATGGTTGAAAACCGGGCCATAGAATTACCCGTGGGCTTGTCCGATTCTGCCCTTCAGGAAGCGACAAACTACTTAAATGCGAAACTCTCCGGTAAAACGCTGCAGGAGACAAAAAGCGAAATTCAGCGTGAACTGGACACCCATCAGGTGCAAATCGACCAATTGACGCAAGATCTCATTAGTAGCGACATTGCAAGTTGGGGCGGCGGGGAAACGCTAATTGTACGAGGGCA
It includes:
- the rdgB gene encoding RdgB/HAM1 family non-canonical purine NTP pyrophosphatase; the encoded protein is MTSSRKFTGPKLVVASHNPGKVREIRALLEEFGVTPVSAGDMGLPEPIEDGESFIANAKIKALAAARATNIISLSDDSGFAVDILDGAPGIYSARWAGPEKDFSLAMQTVEDKLKEKQASDPVQRSASFICALTLAWPDGHTESFEGRIDGTAVWPPRGCNGFGYDPVFVPTGFDQTFGEMDPSAKHAMSHRANAFRQLIDACFSTT
- the rph gene encoding ribonuclease PH, giving the protein MRPSGRALDELRNISMEPGYAKNAEGSCFIKCGDTHVLCTASVEERVPPFLRNSGKGWVTAEYGMLPRSTGSRMGREAARGKQQGRTVEIQRLIGRSLRALVNIEGFGERQITVDCDVIQADGGTRTASITGAYVALYQAFDKLVEQGKILEVPMKGQVAAVSCGLYKGNPVLDLDYPEDSNAQADANFVLTSNGHIIEIQGTAEEDPFSEAQFGSLFSLAKKGVSELCAMQREALGI
- the hrcA gene encoding heat-inducible transcriptional repressor HrcA — protein: MSIQELNERSRAVFRNIVESYVQTGEPVGSRTLSRLPQLDLSPASIRNVMADLVDAGLLYSPHTSAGRLPTQLGMRLFVDGILEVGNLTEEERIDIKARCIIEGRNIEETLSEASSMLSGLSNCAGLVIAPKKDSSVKQIEFVRLGIDKALVIIVTANGMVENRAIELPVGLSDSALQEATNYLNAKLSGKTLQETKSEIQRELDTHQVQIDQLTQDLISSDIASWGGGETLIVRGHSNLLQNVQALEDLDKIKELFDTLEAKKERMKLLELAEGGKGVKIFIGSENNLFSLSGTSMIISPYQNSQDQIVGAIGVIGPTRLNYARIVPMVDYTAKIIGGLLD